GGCATAATTTTATGAACTTCTCGTTCATTATATGTGGGCAGATTTAAAGAGCCGAAAACCATTGGCAGAATCAATATCCAGAAATTATAGGCCGGCTTATAAAATCTTTTACGAAAACCTTCGTTGATAGATTTATTGGCCTTATTTTTGACCACTTAAACAAAAAATTTTAATCCTTAAATTATTCAAACGCATGAAAAAACAGTTATATTTATTGTTGATATTCAGCATGTTGTGCTCTGTAGTCCCTTTCAAAGGATTTGCGCAGGCAAAAAAGAAAGCCTCCGTTGAGAAAACAGCTGAAATCAAAAAAGACAGTACTGCCAAAGACACGGCAAAGAAAGTGACCCTTACAGACCAGGTTAAATCCTGTAAGAAAACGGAAGGCTTTTTCACTCTATATCAGGATACGGCTACCGGAAGAATTAAATTATACATCCGTAAAAATCAATTCAACGAAGAGTTTTTATATCAAAGTTTTTCGATGGGAGGTCCCGCAGAACTTTTTCTAAATCAGAATATGATAAGAGAAACCTGGTTGTTTAAGATCCGCAAAAATTTTGAACGCCTTGAATTTGTGCGTTCCAATGCATCATTTTATTATGATCCGAAAAGTCCATTGAGCAAAGCTGCCAATGTAGATGTATCGGAAGCCATTTTCTTTTCAGAAAAATTGCAGCGGAAGATTCATTGGGAATATTAATTAGTGCCGATGATTTATTCCTCAGCGAAAAACTAGACCCGGTAAAACCCTTTTTACCTCCGGGTTTTCCTCCGGGGCTCATCCTTAATTTGGGTTCTATCAATAAGGACAAATCCTTTTACGAAAAACTCAGAAGTTTTCCAGGAAACACGGATATCGTGGTCAATCTTGCCTACGAAAATTCTACTCCGCAAAATTTTGGTGGACTCGACATTACAGATGCGAGGTATATATCAGTGAAGATGCAACATAGTTTTGTGCAGTTGCCGAAAAATAATTTTAAAGCAAGGTTTGCACACCCACAGGTGGGATATTTTACGCAAGAGATGGAGAATATGACTACCACTGAAAATCCCCGCTATCACGACATTATCACGCGTTGGCATTTGGAAAAGAAAGATCCAAAAGCGGCACTAAGCGAACCTATAGAGCCTATTGTATTTTGGGTAGAAAATACGACGCCTGTCGAGCTTCGCCAAACCATTATGGATGCCGGTCACCAATGGAATGCTGCTTTCGAAAAGGCGGGTTTTAAAAATGCAGTTGTTATGAAAATGATGCCGGATGATGCAAATTGGGATCCTGCAGACATTCGCTATAATGTGATTCGCTGGGTTTCATCTGATTTGGGATTTGCCATTGGCCCCAGTTTTATCAATCCGCGCACTGGACAAATATTAGGTGCTGATATCACGATTGATTATAGTTTCCTCCGCGGTTTAGCTACAGAAACTGATTTGTTTGAAAGAATGCATAAATACATCAACTACAGAGCGGATCAAGCGGAGCAAATGGAACAGGATGCTATTCATCATGATCATAGACTGTGTATGGCCGGAAAAGGTTTGCAAATGCAGCAATCTTTCGGAACTGCAGTACTAGAAACGCTGGACGCAACAGAAGAAGAAAAGAAAAATTTATTACATCAGTTCATGACGGAATTGGTGATGCATGAGATGGGTCATACTTTAGGACTTAGCCATAATATGAAATCAAGTCATATGTTGAGTCCAAAAGAATTGAAAGATAAAAATATAACCGGATCATTAGGCGTCATTGGTTCTGTAATGGATTACAGCGTTGTAAATGTGGCCTTAAATAAAGCAGAACAGGCGCATTATTTTACAACCAAGGCCGGTCCTTATGATCATTGGGCCATCGAATACGGATATAAACCTTTTAGTGCTGCTGATGAAGCAGAAGGATTGAAAAAAATTATTTCCAGAAGCACTGACCCAAAACTTATTTTTGGAAATGATGCTGATATCACCCGGCCAGGTAGAGGTATAGATCCGCGCGTGATGGTGTGGGATATGAGTAATGATATGGTAACATATGCAGAAGAACGATATGAGCTTATCAATAAATCCATGATGGGGCTCAAAAATAAATTTACGAATCCGGATAAAACATATGAGAACCTAAACGTCAAATATTATGCGCTGATCAATCAGCGTTATGATATGTCGGGAGCTGTTGCCAACTACATTGGTGGCATTTATTTGGATCGGAGTTTGCCCGGACAGAATTCAGGAGCTTTACCATATACTCCGGTAGATGAAAAATATCAGCGCAAGGCTATGGATCTTTTGGCCAGGCGAATATTTGCTCCTGATGCATTTGATGCTGAAAAATCATTGTATAATTATCTGCAAAGACAAAGAAGAGGATTTCAATTCTTTTTTGGATCTGAAGATCCAAAGCTTGATGTACATATTTTAGGCTTACAAGCCTATTCATTGATTACAATGCTCAATGCAAATACTTTGAGGAGAATCAACAATACGGCACAATACGGAAATACTTATGATGTACATGAGGTATTGATGGATCTTGAAACAGCCATATTTAATGCCGACTGGGATAAAAGTGTGAACAGTCATCGCAAAAATTTGCAGAATTTTTATGTGTCACAATTGCTTGGTATCATGGAGAACAAAATGTCTATGTATGGTACGGACACCAAAGCTGCTGTGTTTTCATCATTGGCCCGATTGGTTAAAAAATTAAAATCCAATAAAGGCTCTGATGAAGCAACGAAGGCGCATCGCGCTTATTTGCATTATCAGATCAATAAAGGAATGCGTTCAAGCAAATAAGATTTTTTTAAATTACATTATAAAAGCCCGTGTTGTGATAACATGGGCTTTTTTGTTTTGGCGCTTACGATTCCTTAACATAAAAAGCACTTTATTTGTATAAATTTACTATTCATTTATAGGCCATACCTTTAATAAATTAGATTTACGCAAGTCAAGTTGTTATTATTATACTACCATATCAGAGGTATGTTTATAAAAATATCCTGACACTTAAAAATAAGCGAACAAAATATTTATAATTTGTTTCAATAATAAATTATCTTTAAGTCCATTACAAGCCTATCCCATAGACTTGTTTTAATACTTAATTTCGAAAGATTTTTTTGTCAAAACTTCAATAACCATATTTCTATGAAAAACATCTTATTATTTCTTCTCATTTATTCAGCCTTTACTGAAATTATAAGCGCCCAATACTTAGAGACCTTTTCTACTACTGATAAAGGATATAAGATCAATTGTGTGAATGACTTTACAGCTATGAATTGGACTATAACAACATGGGATGCTGCAGGCACTTGCCAGATAGCTGATCTTCGGGATCCAACAGATTATTTCAATACAACAGCAGCCGGCGTTTTGGAATGTATTGATCTGGATCAGGAAGTTTGTTGGGAGAGCCCATTGATTAATACAGCTGCTGCAAATCCAATTAGTTTAAAAATGGATCTAAGTTGGGTAGGGTTTGATGTTGATGCAGTAGGAGGAACTTGTATTGGTGATTATATAAGAGTGTATTATAGCGTA
This sequence is a window from Saprospiraceae bacterium. Protein-coding genes within it:
- a CDS encoding zinc-dependent metalloprotease, producing MGILISADDLFLSEKLDPVKPFLPPGFPPGLILNLGSINKDKSFYEKLRSFPGNTDIVVNLAYENSTPQNFGGLDITDARYISVKMQHSFVQLPKNNFKARFAHPQVGYFTQEMENMTTTENPRYHDIITRWHLEKKDPKAALSEPIEPIVFWVENTTPVELRQTIMDAGHQWNAAFEKAGFKNAVVMKMMPDDANWDPADIRYNVIRWVSSDLGFAIGPSFINPRTGQILGADITIDYSFLRGLATETDLFERMHKYINYRADQAEQMEQDAIHHDHRLCMAGKGLQMQQSFGTAVLETLDATEEEKKNLLHQFMTELVMHEMGHTLGLSHNMKSSHMLSPKELKDKNITGSLGVIGSVMDYSVVNVALNKAEQAHYFTTKAGPYDHWAIEYGYKPFSAADEAEGLKKIISRSTDPKLIFGNDADITRPGRGIDPRVMVWDMSNDMVTYAEERYELINKSMMGLKNKFTNPDKTYENLNVKYYALINQRYDMSGAVANYIGGIYLDRSLPGQNSGALPYTPVDEKYQRKAMDLLARRIFAPDAFDAEKSLYNYLQRQRRGFQFFFGSEDPKLDVHILGLQAYSLITMLNANTLRRINNTAQYGNTYDVHEVLMDLETAIFNADWDKSVNSHRKNLQNFYVSQLLGIMENKMSMYGTDTKAAVFSSLARLVKKLKSNKGSDEATKAHRAYLHYQINKGMRSSK